From one uncultured Paludibacter sp. genomic stretch:
- a CDS encoding Response regulator receiver protein, with the protein MPRQLLYIFLLLCVIFSFTLSLALSYMVSIAYWKLFIDSFIQALIFSGTTFLVWQIIRYGNYTALSIYQRAINYLALGSLAIGVWLATSYGLFYLFFGENDSALIVKTFWIKGFVGTLMFLLIIQYFHYQTAKNTSSNATEDFVEENSEETTSDVSENEIIERIAIKNGQKIHVIVVGEIIFIQAEGDYVKIYTEKGKFLKEETMKYFQEHLPQKQFVRVHRSYIVNVGMIHRIEVYEKQNQLVTLKNGEQIKVSSAGYKQLKAALNL; encoded by the coding sequence ATGCCCAGGCAATTGCTTTACATATTTTTGTTGCTTTGCGTAATTTTTAGTTTCACACTATCGCTGGCGCTTTCGTATATGGTTTCGATTGCTTATTGGAAATTGTTCATCGACAGCTTTATACAAGCATTAATATTTTCGGGAACAACATTTCTTGTTTGGCAAATTATCCGATACGGAAATTATACGGCATTGTCAATTTACCAACGGGCAATAAATTACCTCGCACTCGGGAGTTTAGCAATAGGAGTTTGGTTAGCAACAAGTTACGGATTATTCTACCTGTTTTTTGGAGAAAACGACAGCGCCTTAATCGTCAAAACCTTTTGGATTAAAGGTTTTGTGGGAACTTTAATGTTCTTATTGATTATTCAATATTTCCATTATCAAACCGCAAAAAACACCTCTTCAAACGCAACAGAAGATTTTGTGGAAGAAAACTCGGAAGAAACAACCTCTGATGTTTCTGAAAATGAAATAATAGAACGCATTGCAATAAAAAACGGGCAAAAAATTCATGTTATCGTTGTAGGTGAAATTATTTTTATACAAGCTGAAGGCGATTATGTAAAAATTTATACCGAAAAAGGGAAATTTCTCAAAGAAGAAACAATGAAATATTTTCAGGAACATCTCCCCCAAAAACAATTTGTACGCGTACACCGCTCATACATTGTAAATGTAGGAATGATACATAGAATTGAAGTATATGAAAAACAAAATCAGCTAGTTACACTGAAAAACGGGGAACAGATTAAAGTAAGTTCAGCCGGATATAAACAATTGAAAGCAGCATTAAATTTATGA
- a CDS encoding conserved membrane hypothetical protein (Evidence 4 : Unknown function but conserved in other organisms), whose amino-acid sequence MENEVKKFRHYNPAKRFLFGILVILAGVVLLGINFGWLDPALKIVIFSWPMILIVVGLFQIAQRHYFPAFILFGIGVFFLLPKIAQAYPQVFPGIGSNFSAIYWPLLLIFAGIFILLQFIFPGKWNRIHKQWHHRWDEKWKENKESDFDYESKNISDGFDKNVVFGSVEHIFLEEEFPGGEINAVFGGVTLDLRKTKLAVGDTYLEINAVFGGITLYIPSDWYVVSRFDGVFGGFEDKRLLQEPTDKTRRLIIKGSCVFGGGEIR is encoded by the coding sequence ATGGAAAATGAAGTAAAAAAATTCAGACATTACAATCCTGCTAAAAGATTTTTGTTTGGAATATTGGTAATTTTAGCTGGTGTCGTACTTTTAGGTATAAACTTTGGATGGCTTGATCCGGCTCTGAAAATCGTAATTTTTTCCTGGCCTATGATTTTGATTGTAGTCGGACTCTTTCAAATTGCTCAAAGACATTATTTCCCGGCTTTTATACTTTTTGGAATAGGTGTATTTTTCCTCTTACCTAAAATTGCCCAAGCATATCCACAGGTTTTCCCCGGAATTGGATCTAATTTTTCGGCTATTTATTGGCCTTTGTTGCTTATATTTGCAGGTATATTTATTTTGCTTCAATTTATTTTTCCCGGCAAATGGAATAGAATTCACAAGCAATGGCATCATCGGTGGGACGAGAAATGGAAAGAAAACAAAGAATCCGATTTCGATTATGAAAGTAAAAATATATCCGACGGATTTGATAAAAATGTAGTTTTCGGAAGTGTGGAACATATTTTTTTGGAAGAAGAATTTCCGGGTGGAGAAATCAATGCGGTGTTTGGAGGTGTAACGCTCGATTTGCGAAAAACCAAATTAGCAGTGGGCGATACATATTTGGAAATCAATGCTGTTTTTGGCGGCATTACACTTTACATTCCAAGTGACTGGTATGTAGTATCAAGATTTGACGGTGTTTTTGGAGGATTTGAAGACAAACGTTTGCTTCAGGAACCAACAGATAAAACACGCCGTTTAATTATTAAAGGAAGCTGTGTTTTTGGAGGCGGAGAAATCAGATAA
- a CDS encoding Protein translocase subunit secFprotein translocase subunit secD, which produces MQNKGLVRLFAIALTLVCIFYLSFSVVTSIYESKAKAVAQKAVDNFKKSSNFATLSTIDKNNALASVQEKAYYNYLDSISTEKVFLSYTLRQVREKQLGLGLDLKGGMNVVMEISEPDILRALSDNNPNPNFNKALANASELQKTNSGTPYLDLFIQSYKKIDPNVQLSTIFSTLELKDRISLSTSNDDVKKVLRKEIDGAISNSFNVLRTRIDRFGVVQPDIQKLEGTGRILISLPGVKEPERVRKLLQGSANLEFWETYDFSEIYNNIAQANTILSNLNASEQVQTADTVKTTAETVKSETEKTAPTTSVDSLKAALQNKNLTNKTTAIDSLKQVEKFRKENPLLSIIALNTDRSGQIGRGPVIGYVQAKDTAIVNSYFKMKQVQEVLPPNLGLRWSVKPLDEKSQMYELIAIKYSNREKRAPLAGNVITDARDDFGQNSAYAEVSMSMNAEGAKTWARMTKDNIGKSIAIALDGYIYSYPTVQNEISGGQSNITGRFTTEEAKDLANVLKSGKMPAPAHIVQEDVVGPSLGKEAIHSGLISFIIAFIVIILYMVIYYGFIPGIIADLAMFANVFFLVGILASLSSVLTLPGIAGIVLTMGMAVDANVLIYERIREEMRGGMNMRKAIQEGFRHALNAIVDSNVTTFLTGIILTIFGQGPIKGFGVTLSIGIITTFITAVFLTRYMIEAYARRENAKDLPFHTKLSEHWLQNTNFDFMKIRRKMFILSGLLFLISFISFGVRGFSLGNDFTGGRYYVISFDQAVKTDNIRTMLKDAFDGDMPQVITIGNESQVRIATKYKINDNSATTDNEIETKLYENLKPLLKQNVTRDQFVKDNIKSSSKVGPTVADEIKTSAIWAIVLAVLGIGLYILIRFREWGYALGAIISLIHDVVITLGVFSLLHGFLPFSMEIDQSFIAAILTVLGYSINDTVINYDRIRENVHLYPKRDRLTIINDSVNQMLGRTFSTTMTVFLVLLAMFIFGGETIRGFIFAMLFGIIIGVYSSVYIASPVTYEVNKLIARNKDKKKLVTSTVSKK; this is translated from the coding sequence ATGCAGAACAAAGGACTTGTAAGACTTTTTGCAATTGCTCTTACCTTAGTATGTATCTTTTATTTATCGTTTAGCGTTGTAACAAGCATTTACGAAAGTAAAGCCAAAGCTGTTGCGCAAAAAGCAGTGGATAATTTCAAAAAATCATCCAATTTTGCCACATTATCTACCATTGATAAAAACAACGCATTAGCTTCAGTGCAAGAAAAAGCTTATTACAATTATTTGGATTCTATTTCTACCGAAAAAGTATTTTTGAGTTATACTTTACGCCAAGTTCGTGAAAAACAATTAGGTTTAGGACTCGACTTAAAAGGAGGTATGAATGTGGTAATGGAAATATCCGAACCGGATATTCTTCGTGCATTGTCCGATAATAATCCAAATCCGAATTTCAACAAAGCTTTGGCAAATGCCTCTGAGCTTCAAAAAACAAACAGCGGTACACCTTATTTGGATTTATTCATTCAATCTTACAAAAAAATAGATCCGAATGTACAACTTTCAACCATCTTTAGTACGCTTGAATTGAAAGACCGCATTTCTTTAAGTACTTCAAATGATGATGTGAAAAAAGTACTCCGAAAAGAAATTGATGGAGCAATCAGCAATTCATTTAACGTGTTGCGTACTCGTATTGACCGTTTTGGTGTGGTTCAACCTGATATTCAGAAATTAGAAGGAACAGGACGTATTCTTATTTCTTTGCCGGGCGTAAAAGAACCGGAGCGTGTACGTAAATTGCTTCAAGGATCTGCCAATTTGGAATTCTGGGAAACGTATGATTTCTCTGAAATTTACAATAATATTGCTCAAGCTAACACAATTTTATCAAATTTAAATGCTTCGGAACAAGTACAAACTGCCGATACTGTAAAAACAACTGCGGAAACGGTTAAATCTGAAACAGAAAAAACTGCCCCAACAACAAGCGTTGATAGTTTGAAAGCTGCTTTGCAGAATAAAAATTTGACCAATAAAACAACGGCGATTGATTCATTAAAACAAGTTGAAAAATTCAGAAAAGAAAATCCTTTACTCTCAATAATAGCTCTTAATACGGATAGAAGCGGACAAATTGGAAGAGGTCCCGTAATTGGTTATGTTCAGGCGAAAGATACCGCTATAGTGAACAGTTACTTCAAAATGAAACAAGTACAAGAAGTGCTTCCTCCGAATTTAGGACTTCGCTGGTCGGTAAAACCATTGGATGAAAAATCTCAAATGTACGAATTAATTGCTATAAAATATTCCAATAGGGAAAAACGAGCTCCATTGGCAGGAAATGTTATTACCGATGCTCGTGATGATTTTGGACAAAATTCCGCTTATGCTGAAGTAAGTATGAGTATGAATGCCGAAGGAGCAAAAACTTGGGCTCGAATGACCAAGGATAATATCGGAAAATCAATTGCGATTGCATTGGACGGTTATATTTATTCTTATCCTACGGTTCAAAATGAAATCTCCGGAGGGCAATCCAATATTACCGGACGTTTTACAACTGAAGAAGCAAAAGACTTGGCAAACGTTTTAAAATCGGGAAAAATGCCGGCTCCGGCTCATATCGTACAGGAAGACGTTGTTGGTCCATCTTTAGGAAAAGAAGCAATTCATAGCGGTTTAATTTCATTTATCATTGCATTTATAGTGATCATATTATATATGGTTATCTATTACGGTTTTATTCCGGGAATCATTGCCGACCTTGCTATGTTTGCTAATGTCTTTTTCTTGGTGGGAATTTTGGCATCATTGTCTTCTGTGCTTACCTTGCCTGGTATTGCCGGTATTGTGCTTACAATGGGTATGGCGGTAGATGCTAACGTGCTTATTTACGAGCGTATTAGGGAAGAAATGCGTGGTGGAATGAATATGCGAAAAGCAATTCAGGAAGGGTTTAGACACGCACTGAACGCAATTGTTGACTCTAACGTTACAACATTCTTAACCGGTATTATTTTAACAATTTTTGGACAAGGTCCAATCAAAGGATTTGGAGTAACGTTGAGTATTGGTATTATTACCACGTTTATCACGGCTGTTTTTCTTACTCGTTATATGATTGAAGCGTATGCGCGCCGAGAAAATGCTAAAGATTTACCGTTCCATACAAAATTATCTGAACATTGGCTGCAAAATACCAATTTTGATTTTATGAAGATAAGAAGAAAAATGTTTATTCTTTCAGGACTTCTGTTTTTGATAAGCTTTATTTCATTTGGCGTTCGCGGATTTAGTTTAGGAAACGATTTTACAGGAGGACGTTATTACGTAATTAGTTTTGACCAAGCTGTAAAAACGGACAATATCCGTACAATGTTAAAAGATGCGTTTGATGGAGATATGCCTCAAGTAATAACCATAGGAAACGAAAGTCAGGTGAGAATAGCAACAAAATATAAGATAAATGATAATTCCGCAACTACAGATAATGAAATAGAAACGAAACTATATGAAAATTTGAAACCGCTTTTGAAACAGAACGTAACTCGCGATCAATTTGTCAAAGATAACATAAAAAGTTCATCTAAAGTAGGTCCTACGGTGGCAGACGAAATTAAAACCTCAGCTATTTGGGCAATTGTTTTAGCGGTATTAGGAATAGGTTTATATATATTAATTCGTTTCCGTGAATGGGGTTATGCACTTGGAGCAATTATTTCATTGATACATGATGTGGTAATCACATTGGGAGTTTTCTCATTATTACATGGATTTCTTCCCTTCTCAATGGAGATAGACCAATCGTTTATTGCGGCAATTCTAACAGTATTAGGGTACTCTATTAATGATACGGTGATTAACTATGATAGAATCCGTGAAAATGTACACCTATATCCAAAGCGAGACAGGTTAACCATTATTAATGATTCTGTAAATCAAATGTTAGGGCGTACATTTAGTACTACGATGACTGTATTTCTTGTGTTGTTAGCAATGTTTATTTTTGGAGGCGAAACTATTCGAGGATTTATTTTTGCAATGTTATTCGGTATAATAATTGGGGTATATTCTTCTGTTTATATTGCTTCTCCTGTTACTTATGAGGTAAATAAATTAATCGCCAGAAATAAAGACAAAAAGAAACTGGTTACTTCAACAGTAAGTAAAAAATAA
- the mscL gene encoding mechanosensitive channel (Evidence 2a : Function from experimental evidences in other organisms; PubMedId : 10202137, 10352145, 14671322, 7511799, 8063098, 8412700, 8890153, 9756908, 9856938; Product type t : transporter) gives MPKSLKLIIMGIVKEFKEFAIKGNAIDLAVGVIIGGAFGKIVTSIIDDLIMPIVGAIIGKPDFSGLYVVLKEGAAPVPAQATLEAAKATGASVFAYGNFITVAINFLLLALVIFWMIKAINSLKKKEAAAPAAPPAPSNEEVLLGEIRDLLKKK, from the coding sequence GTGCCAAAATCATTAAAATTAATTATTATGGGAATTGTAAAAGAATTTAAAGAATTTGCTATTAAAGGCAATGCTATCGATTTAGCAGTCGGTGTTATCATTGGTGGGGCTTTTGGGAAAATTGTCACCAGCATTATCGATGATCTGATTATGCCAATCGTTGGTGCTATTATTGGTAAGCCTGATTTTAGCGGTTTGTATGTAGTGTTAAAAGAAGGAGCAGCACCAGTCCCTGCTCAAGCTACTCTTGAAGCCGCAAAAGCTACAGGAGCGTCAGTGTTTGCTTATGGTAATTTTATTACCGTAGCAATTAATTTCTTACTATTGGCATTGGTTATTTTTTGGATGATAAAGGCAATTAACTCTTTGAAAAAGAAAGAAGCAGCAGCTCCAGCAGCTCCTCCCGCACCTTCAAATGAAGAAGTATTGTTGGGAGAAATTCGTGACTTGTTGAAGAAAAAATAA
- the ulaF gene encoding L-ribulose 5-phosphate 4-epimerase (Evidence 2a : Function from experimental evidences in other organisms; PubMedId : 21617392; Product type e : enzyme) encodes MIKSLKEKVFKANLDLVKHGLVIFTWGNVSAIDRESGLVVIKPSGVEYDDMKIEDMVVVDLDGKIIEGNLKPSSDTATHLALYRAFPNIGGVVHTHSTYATAWAQAGKDIPNIGTTHADYFSEAIPCTRDMTQKEIEGDYELETGNVIIERFKGLNPDHIPGVLVKNHGPFSWGKNAENAVHNAVVMEQVAKMAFIAYGVNPGLTMNEHLITKHFYRKHGPNAYYGQKGNKTK; translated from the coding sequence ATGATTAAATCGTTAAAAGAAAAGGTATTCAAAGCTAATCTTGATTTGGTAAAACATGGATTGGTTATTTTTACTTGGGGAAATGTCAGTGCAATAGATAGAGAATCGGGGCTTGTTGTTATTAAACCTTCCGGGGTTGAATATGATGATATGAAAATAGAGGATATGGTTGTAGTTGATTTGGATGGAAAAATCATTGAAGGAAATTTAAAACCATCTTCCGATACAGCTACTCATTTAGCGCTTTACCGAGCATTTCCCAACATTGGAGGAGTTGTTCATACTCACTCCACATATGCAACGGCTTGGGCGCAAGCAGGAAAAGATATTCCAAACATCGGCACAACTCATGCTGATTATTTCAGTGAAGCAATTCCTTGCACGCGTGATATGACTCAAAAAGAAATAGAAGGAGATTATGAACTTGAAACAGGGAATGTGATTATCGAACGTTTCAAAGGACTTAATCCTGATCATATTCCAGGAGTTTTGGTTAAAAATCACGGACCCTTTTCTTGGGGAAAAAATGCAGAAAATGCGGTTCATAATGCTGTAGTTATGGAGCAAGTTGCTAAAATGGCATTTATTGCTTATGGCGTAAATCCCGGCTTAACAATGAATGAACATTTAATAACGAAACATTTTTATCGTAAACATGGTCCGAATGCGTATTACGGACAAAAAGGAAACAAAACAAAATAA
- the araA gene encoding L-arabinose isomerase (Evidence 2a : Function from experimental evidences in other organisms; Product type e : enzyme) gives MINYNDFEVWFVTGAQLLYGGGAVVTVDAHSTEMVKALNDSGNLPVRVVYKGTANSSKEVSEIFRAANGDIKCVGVITWMHTFSPAKMWIHGLMDYKKPLLHLHTQYNEKIPWETIDMDFMNLNQSAHGDREFGFITSRLRKPRKIVVGYWKDKGTQAKIATWMRVCVGWADAQDMKIIRFGDNMNNVAVTDGDKVEAEIRLGYHVDNAPIAKLVPYVNAVTEEEIDNLVAVYEKTYDVAEDAKKGTEKHKHIRAAAAQEIGLRKFLEEKGAKAFTTSFDELEGMDQLMGFASQRLMQEGYGFGAEGDWKTAALVRTMWVMGQGLQGGSSFLEDYTLNFDGEKSSILQAHMLEINPAISSKKPQLQVHFLGIGDAGTCARLVFQADEGQGVACTVVDMGNRFRMIVNVVDVIKTKDLPKLPVACALWIPQPNFEIGAGAWILAGGTHHSSFSYALTKEHMEDYAEIADMEMLLIDKDTTMRNFKQDLRNNEVYYMLNRALR, from the coding sequence ATGATTAACTATAATGATTTTGAGGTGTGGTTCGTAACAGGAGCACAGCTTTTGTACGGAGGTGGCGCTGTTGTAACTGTAGACGCACACTCTACAGAAATGGTAAAGGCGCTAAATGATTCAGGAAATTTACCTGTAAGGGTTGTTTATAAAGGAACTGCCAATTCATCAAAAGAAGTATCTGAGATTTTTCGTGCAGCAAACGGTGATATTAAATGTGTGGGAGTTATTACCTGGATGCACACTTTCTCTCCAGCCAAAATGTGGATTCATGGTTTAATGGATTATAAAAAACCATTATTACATCTTCACACTCAATACAACGAGAAAATTCCATGGGAAACTATTGATATGGATTTCATGAATCTAAATCAAAGTGCTCATGGTGACCGCGAATTTGGGTTTATTACCAGTCGTTTACGTAAACCACGTAAAATAGTGGTTGGGTATTGGAAAGATAAGGGAACACAAGCAAAAATTGCTACTTGGATGCGTGTCTGTGTGGGTTGGGCTGATGCACAAGATATGAAAATTATCCGTTTTGGTGACAATATGAATAATGTAGCTGTAACTGATGGCGACAAAGTAGAAGCGGAAATTCGTTTAGGTTACCACGTAGATAATGCTCCGATAGCAAAATTAGTTCCTTACGTAAATGCCGTTACTGAGGAAGAAATAGATAACTTAGTCGCAGTTTATGAAAAAACATACGACGTAGCAGAAGATGCTAAAAAAGGTACGGAAAAACATAAACACATTCGTGCTGCTGCGGCTCAAGAAATAGGACTTCGCAAATTCCTTGAAGAAAAAGGAGCAAAAGCATTCACTACCAGTTTTGATGAGTTGGAAGGAATGGATCAATTGATGGGATTTGCTTCACAACGTTTGATGCAGGAAGGTTATGGTTTTGGTGCTGAAGGCGACTGGAAAACAGCTGCTTTGGTACGTACAATGTGGGTGATGGGACAAGGTTTACAAGGTGGAAGTTCATTTTTGGAAGATTATACTTTGAATTTTGATGGTGAAAAAAGCTCAATCCTCCAAGCTCACATGTTGGAAATCAATCCGGCTATCTCTTCTAAAAAACCACAATTACAAGTTCATTTTCTTGGCATAGGCGATGCCGGAACTTGCGCCCGATTAGTATTTCAGGCTGATGAAGGACAAGGCGTAGCTTGTACGGTTGTTGATATGGGAAATCGTTTCCGTATGATTGTTAATGTTGTGGATGTTATTAAAACAAAAGATTTGCCGAAACTTCCTGTAGCTTGTGCATTATGGATTCCGCAACCAAATTTTGAAATAGGCGCAGGCGCTTGGATTTTAGCAGGAGGAACACATCACTCAAGCTTCTCTTATGCCCTGACCAAAGAACATATGGAAGATTATGCTGAAATTGCTGATATGGAAATGTTGTTGATTGACAAAGACACCACAATGCGCAATTTCAAGCAAGACTTACGCAATAATGAAGTGTATTATATGCTTAACAGAGCATTGAGATAA